The Chlorocebus sabaeus isolate Y175 chromosome 1, mChlSab1.0.hap1, whole genome shotgun sequence genome includes a region encoding these proteins:
- the DNAJB13 gene encoding dnaJ homolog subfamily B member 13 isoform X3: MSQRHLEHSAAKDEDQRYRRLALKHHPLKSNEPSSAEIFRQIAEAFDVLSDPVKRGIYDKFGEEGLKGGIPLEFGSQTPWTTGYVFHGKPEKVFHEFFGGNNPFSEFFDAEGSEVDLNFGGLQGRGVKKQDPPIERDLYLSLEDLFFGCTKKIKISRRVLNEDGYSSTIKDKILTIDVKPGWRQGTCITFEKEGDQGPNIIPADIIFIVKEKLHPRFRRENDNLFFVNPIPLGKALTCCTVEVKTLDDRLLNIPINDIIHPKYFKKVPGEGMPLPEDPTKKGDLFIFFDIQFPTRLTPQKKQMLRQALLT, encoded by the exons ATGAGTCAACGACACCTGGAACACAGCGCTGCTAAGGACGAGGATCAAAG GTACCGCAGACTCGCCCTTAAGCACCACCCGTTGAAGTCAAATGAGCCGTCTTCAGCAGAGATTTTCAGGCAAATAGCAGAGGCCTTCGACGTGCTGAGTGACC CCGTGAAGAGAGGCATCTACGACAAGTTTGGAGAGGAGGGCCTGAAGGGTGGGATTCCTTTGGAGTTTGGATCTCAGACCCCATGGACAACTGGTTACGTCTTCCACGGCAAACCCGAAAAGGTGTTCCACGAGTTCTTCGGTGGAAACAACCCCTTCAGTG AGTTTTTTGATGCAGAAGGAAGTGAGGTGGATTTGAACTTTGGGGGGCTCCAGGGCCGAGGGGTCAAGAAGCAGGACCCCCCAATCGAACGGGATCTCTACCTGTCCCTGGAGGACTTATTCTTTGGCTGCACCAAAAAAATTAAGATCTCCAGAAGG GTGCTGAATGAGGATGGGTACTCCTCCACCATCAAGGACAAGATCCTGACCATTGATGTGAAGCCTGGTTGGAGGCAGGGCACATGCATCACCTTTGAGAAGGAAGGGGACCAG GGCCCCAACATCATCCCAGCAGACATCATTTTCATCGTAAAGGAGAAGCTACACCCTCGCTTCCGCAGGGAGAATGACAACCTCTTCTTCGTGAACCCCATCCCTCTGGGCAAG GCTCTCACCTGCTGCACTGTGGAGGTGAAGACTCTAGATGACCGTCTGCTCAACATCCCCATCAATGACATCATCCA CCCCAAATACTTCAAGAAGGtgccaggtgaggggatgccatTGCCGGAGGACCCCACTAAGAAGGGGGATCTCTTCATCTTCTTCGACATCCAGTTCCCCACCCGCCTCACACCCCAGAAGAAGCAGATGCTGCGCCAGGCATTGCTGACATGA
- the DNAJB13 gene encoding dnaJ homolog subfamily B member 13 isoform X1 encodes MASRQLEVVFGSGKWSGSGWRFSCERPKPAPGMRRETTELWGWRQSECGHWKSRRRYRRLALKHHPLKSNEPSSAEIFRQIAEAFDVLSDPVKRGIYDKFGEEGLKGGIPLEFGSQTPWTTGYVFHGKPEKVFHEFFGGNNPFSEFFDAEGSEVDLNFGGLQGRGVKKQDPPIERDLYLSLEDLFFGCTKKIKISRRVLNEDGYSSTIKDKILTIDVKPGWRQGTCITFEKEGDQGPNIIPADIIFIVKEKLHPRFRRENDNLFFVNPIPLGKALTCCTVEVKTLDDRLLNIPINDIIHPKYFKKVPGEGMPLPEDPTKKGDLFIFFDIQFPTRLTPQKKQMLRQALLT; translated from the exons ATGGCAAGTAGACAGTTGGAGGTAGTCTTTGGCTCAGGGAAGTGGTCTGGTTCAGGATGGAGATTTAGCTGTGAGAGACCGAAGCCTGCCCCTGGGATGAGAAGAGAAACCACGGAACTCTGGGGATGGCGGCAAAGCGAGTGTGGGCACTGGAAAAGCAGGCGGAG GTACCGCAGACTCGCCCTTAAGCACCACCCGTTGAAGTCAAATGAGCCGTCTTCAGCAGAGATTTTCAGGCAAATAGCAGAGGCCTTCGACGTGCTGAGTGACC CCGTGAAGAGAGGCATCTACGACAAGTTTGGAGAGGAGGGCCTGAAGGGTGGGATTCCTTTGGAGTTTGGATCTCAGACCCCATGGACAACTGGTTACGTCTTCCACGGCAAACCCGAAAAGGTGTTCCACGAGTTCTTCGGTGGAAACAACCCCTTCAGTG AGTTTTTTGATGCAGAAGGAAGTGAGGTGGATTTGAACTTTGGGGGGCTCCAGGGCCGAGGGGTCAAGAAGCAGGACCCCCCAATCGAACGGGATCTCTACCTGTCCCTGGAGGACTTATTCTTTGGCTGCACCAAAAAAATTAAGATCTCCAGAAGG GTGCTGAATGAGGATGGGTACTCCTCCACCATCAAGGACAAGATCCTGACCATTGATGTGAAGCCTGGTTGGAGGCAGGGCACATGCATCACCTTTGAGAAGGAAGGGGACCAG GGCCCCAACATCATCCCAGCAGACATCATTTTCATCGTAAAGGAGAAGCTACACCCTCGCTTCCGCAGGGAGAATGACAACCTCTTCTTCGTGAACCCCATCCCTCTGGGCAAG GCTCTCACCTGCTGCACTGTGGAGGTGAAGACTCTAGATGACCGTCTGCTCAACATCCCCATCAATGACATCATCCA CCCCAAATACTTCAAGAAGGtgccaggtgaggggatgccatTGCCGGAGGACCCCACTAAGAAGGGGGATCTCTTCATCTTCTTCGACATCCAGTTCCCCACCCGCCTCACACCCCAGAAGAAGCAGATGCTGCGCCAGGCATTGCTGACATGA
- the DNAJB13 gene encoding dnaJ homolog subfamily B member 13 isoform X4, whose product MGQPCYLHHTYRRLALKHHPLKSNEPSSAEIFRQIAEAFDVLSDPVKRGIYDKFGEEGLKGGIPLEFGSQTPWTTGYVFHGKPEKVFHEFFGGNNPFSEFFDAEGSEVDLNFGGLQGRGVKKQDPPIERDLYLSLEDLFFGCTKKIKISRRVLNEDGYSSTIKDKILTIDVKPGWRQGTCITFEKEGDQGPNIIPADIIFIVKEKLHPRFRRENDNLFFVNPIPLGKALTCCTVEVKTLDDRLLNIPINDIIHPKYFKKVPGEGMPLPEDPTKKGDLFIFFDIQFPTRLTPQKKQMLRQALLT is encoded by the exons ATGGGCCAGCCTTGCTATCTCCACCACAC GTACCGCAGACTCGCCCTTAAGCACCACCCGTTGAAGTCAAATGAGCCGTCTTCAGCAGAGATTTTCAGGCAAATAGCAGAGGCCTTCGACGTGCTGAGTGACC CCGTGAAGAGAGGCATCTACGACAAGTTTGGAGAGGAGGGCCTGAAGGGTGGGATTCCTTTGGAGTTTGGATCTCAGACCCCATGGACAACTGGTTACGTCTTCCACGGCAAACCCGAAAAGGTGTTCCACGAGTTCTTCGGTGGAAACAACCCCTTCAGTG AGTTTTTTGATGCAGAAGGAAGTGAGGTGGATTTGAACTTTGGGGGGCTCCAGGGCCGAGGGGTCAAGAAGCAGGACCCCCCAATCGAACGGGATCTCTACCTGTCCCTGGAGGACTTATTCTTTGGCTGCACCAAAAAAATTAAGATCTCCAGAAGG GTGCTGAATGAGGATGGGTACTCCTCCACCATCAAGGACAAGATCCTGACCATTGATGTGAAGCCTGGTTGGAGGCAGGGCACATGCATCACCTTTGAGAAGGAAGGGGACCAG GGCCCCAACATCATCCCAGCAGACATCATTTTCATCGTAAAGGAGAAGCTACACCCTCGCTTCCGCAGGGAGAATGACAACCTCTTCTTCGTGAACCCCATCCCTCTGGGCAAG GCTCTCACCTGCTGCACTGTGGAGGTGAAGACTCTAGATGACCGTCTGCTCAACATCCCCATCAATGACATCATCCA CCCCAAATACTTCAAGAAGGtgccaggtgaggggatgccatTGCCGGAGGACCCCACTAAGAAGGGGGATCTCTTCATCTTCTTCGACATCCAGTTCCCCACCCGCCTCACACCCCAGAAGAAGCAGATGCTGCGCCAGGCATTGCTGACATGA
- the DNAJB13 gene encoding dnaJ homolog subfamily B member 13 isoform X2 — protein sequence MGQDYYSVLQITRNSEDAQIKQAYRRLALKHHPLKSNEPSSAEIFRQIAEAFDVLSDPVKRGIYDKFGEEGLKGGIPLEFGSQTPWTTGYVFHGKPEKVFHEFFGGNNPFSEFFDAEGSEVDLNFGGLQGRGVKKQDPPIERDLYLSLEDLFFGCTKKIKISRRVLNEDGYSSTIKDKILTIDVKPGWRQGTCITFEKEGDQGPNIIPADIIFIVKEKLHPRFRRENDNLFFVNPIPLGKALTCCTVEVKTLDDRLLNIPINDIIHPKYFKKVPGEGMPLPEDPTKKGDLFIFFDIQFPTRLTPQKKQMLRQALLT from the exons GTACCGCAGACTCGCCCTTAAGCACCACCCGTTGAAGTCAAATGAGCCGTCTTCAGCAGAGATTTTCAGGCAAATAGCAGAGGCCTTCGACGTGCTGAGTGACC CCGTGAAGAGAGGCATCTACGACAAGTTTGGAGAGGAGGGCCTGAAGGGTGGGATTCCTTTGGAGTTTGGATCTCAGACCCCATGGACAACTGGTTACGTCTTCCACGGCAAACCCGAAAAGGTGTTCCACGAGTTCTTCGGTGGAAACAACCCCTTCAGTG AGTTTTTTGATGCAGAAGGAAGTGAGGTGGATTTGAACTTTGGGGGGCTCCAGGGCCGAGGGGTCAAGAAGCAGGACCCCCCAATCGAACGGGATCTCTACCTGTCCCTGGAGGACTTATTCTTTGGCTGCACCAAAAAAATTAAGATCTCCAGAAGG GTGCTGAATGAGGATGGGTACTCCTCCACCATCAAGGACAAGATCCTGACCATTGATGTGAAGCCTGGTTGGAGGCAGGGCACATGCATCACCTTTGAGAAGGAAGGGGACCAG GGCCCCAACATCATCCCAGCAGACATCATTTTCATCGTAAAGGAGAAGCTACACCCTCGCTTCCGCAGGGAGAATGACAACCTCTTCTTCGTGAACCCCATCCCTCTGGGCAAG GCTCTCACCTGCTGCACTGTGGAGGTGAAGACTCTAGATGACCGTCTGCTCAACATCCCCATCAATGACATCATCCA CCCCAAATACTTCAAGAAGGtgccaggtgaggggatgccatTGCCGGAGGACCCCACTAAGAAGGGGGATCTCTTCATCTTCTTCGACATCCAGTTCCCCACCCGCCTCACACCCCAGAAGAAGCAGATGCTGCGCCAGGCATTGCTGACATGA
- the LOC140712425 gene encoding uncharacterized protein: MVRDTDKLIMGQELRVITPHAIEGVLRQPPDRWMSNARLTHYQGLPLNPLRITFLPPTSLNPASLLPNPDLDAPSHECTEILAQVHGVREDLQDRPLPDTELIWFTDGSSYVHQGQWYAGAAVTSETEVIWAEPLPPRTSAQRAVLIALTQALTLGAEKKLTVYTDSRYAFATAHIHGAIYRERGLLTADGKEIKNKQEILALLTALWKPKKLAIVHCPGHQKPTTPIAPGNFLADQTARSIAKAPSQLLALQLPYPGPRNLPCFPDYTEQDRKWMDTLPLKQVKNGWWTDINDQTILPEKLGRQVLEHIHRTTHLGARRMIDLIRHAKFRIRRIAELASDVTTNCKACQLNNACPQTQTAAGIRCRGTRPGIYWELDFTEIKPGKYGYQYLLVFVDTFSGWTEAFPTKRETAQVVAKKILEEILPRYGFPIQIGSDNGPAFVAKPYRKFSKKFGPDYENCTKQDLRRCPIRTSQETGS; the protein is encoded by the exons ATGGTCCGAGACACTGATAAACTTATCATGGGGCAAGAGTTGCGCGTTATAACCCCACATGCCATTGAAGGCGTCCTCCGGCAGCCGCCGGACCGATGGATGAGTAACGCCCGGCTCACCCACTATCAAGGACTGCCGTTAAACCCCCTCAGAATAACTTTTCTGCCCCCAACCTCTTTAAACCCTGCTTCACTGCTGCCAAATCCAGACTTGGACGCCCCGTCCCATGAGTGCACTGAGATACTGGCTCAGGTGCATGGGGTGCGAGAGGACCTGCAAGATCGTCCGCTCCCCGACACAGAACTCATCTGGTTCACTGATGGCAGCAGCTACGTCCACCAAGGCCAGTGGTATGCAGGAGCGGCTGTAACgtcagagactgaggtaatctgggcggAACCCTTGCCTCCAAGGACATCGGCCCAGAGAGCCGTACTGATAGCACTCACACAGGCCCTCACCCTAGGGGCAGAGAAAAAACTGACAGTATACACAGATAGCCGCTATGCTTTCGCTACTGCGCACATACATGGAGCCATCTACAGAGAGAGGGGACTATTAACAGCCGacggcaaagaaataaaaaacaagcaagagatcctagctctattaactgctttgtggaaaCCAAAGAAATTGGCTATCGTACATTGCCCTGGGCATCAGAAACCAACTACGCCAATTGCTCCAGGCAACTTCTTAGCCGACCAAACCGCAAGGAGCATAGCAAAAGCTCCCAGTCAGCTCCTCGCGCTCCAGCTCCCCTATCCTGGCCCGCGAAATTTGCCATGTTTTCCCGACTATACCGAACAGGATCGCAAATGGATGGACACGCTTCCCCTAAAACAGGTTAAAaatgggtggtggactgataTAAATGACCAAACCATCCTGCCAGAGAAATTAGGACGGCAGGTGTTAGAACACATCCACCGGACAACTCACCTGGGTGCCCGGCGAATGATAGACTTAATCAGGCACGCCAAGTTCAGAATCAGGCGCATAGCTGAACTGGCCAGCGATGTCACAACAAATTGCAAAGCCTGCCAACTGAACAACGCTTGCCCCCAAACCCAGACCGCCGCAGGAATTAGGTGTAGAGGAACTAGGCCTGGTATCTATTGGGAACTAGACTTTACTGAGATAAAGCCTGGAAAATATGGGTATCagtacttacttgtctttgtagacACTTTTTCAGGGTGGACAGAAGCGTTCCCAACTAAgagagaaactgctcaggttgtagcaaagaaaattttggaagaaatccTCCCCAGGTATGGCTTTCCCATCCAAATAGGGTCAGACAATGGACCAGCCTTCGTtgctaag CCTTACAGAAAATTCAGCAAGAAATTTGGCCCAGACTACGAGAACTGTACGAAGCAGGACCTCCGCCGATGCCCCATCCGTACCAGCCAGGAGACTGGGTCCTAG
- the UCP2 gene encoding dicarboxylate carrier SLC25A8 has product MVGFKATDIPPTATVKFLGAGTAACIADLITFPLDTAKVRLQIQGESQGPVRATAGAQYRGVLGTILTMVRTEGPRSLYNGLVAGLQRQMSFASVRIGLYDSVKQFYTKGSEHASIGSRLLAGSTTGALAVAVAQPTDVVKVRFQAQARAGGGRRYQSTVDAYKTIAQEEGFGGLWKGTSPNVARNAIVNCAELVTYDLIKDALLKANLMTDDLPCHFTSAFGAGFCTTVIASPVDVVKTRYMNSALGQYSSAGHCALTMLQKEGPRAFYKGFMPSFLRLGSWNVVMFVTYEQLKRALMAACTSREAPF; this is encoded by the exons ATGGTTGGGTTCAAGGCCACAGATATCCCCCCTACTGCCACTGTGAAGTTTCTTGGGGCTGGCACAGCTGCCTGCATCGCAGATCTCATCACCTTTCCTCTGGATACTGCTAAAGTCCGGTTACAG ATCCAAGGAGAAAGTCAGGGGCCAGTGCGCGCTACAGCCGGCGCCCAGTACCGCGGTGTGCTGGGCACCATTCTGACCATGGTGCGTACCGAGGGCCCCCGAAGCCTCTACAATGGACTGGTTGCCGGCCTGCAGCGTCAAATGAGCTTTGCCTCTGTCCGCATCGGCCTGTATGACTCTGTCAAACAGTTCTACACCAAGGGCTCTGAGC ATGCCAGCATTGGGAGCCGCCTCCTAGCAGGCAGCACCACAGGTGccctggctgtggctgtggcccaGCCCACAGATGTGGTAAAGGTCCGGTTCCAAGCTCAGGCCCGGGCTGGAGGTGGTCGGAGATACCAAAGCACCGTCGATGCCTACAAGACCATTGCCCAAGAGGAAGGGTTTGGGGGCCTCTGGAAAG GGACCTCTCCCAATGTTGCTCGTAATGCCATTGTCAACTGTGCTGAGCTGGTGACCTATGACCTCATCAAGGATGCCCTTCTGAAAGCCAACCTCATGACAG ATGACCTCCCTTGCCACTTCACTTCCGCCTTTGGGGCAGGCTTCTGCACCACTGTCATCGCCTCCCCTGTAGACGTGGTCAAGACGAGATACATGAACTCTGCCCTGGGCCAGTACAGCAGCGCTGGCCACTGTGCCCTCACCATGCTCCAGAAGGAGGGACCCCGAGCCTTCTACAAAGG GTTCATGCCCTCCTTTCTCCGCTTGGGTTCCTGGAACGTGGTGATGTTCGTCACCTATGAGCAGCTGAAACGGGCCCTCATGGCCGCCTGCACTTCCCGAGAGGCTCCCTTCTGA